The region TAACCCTTAAAGAATTGGCCAATGAAACACTTTCATTTCATTCAAAAGCTTTCCCAAATATAGATCTAAAAAAACTTGAGTTCTTTGGTTTTGTTCAATTTCGGAGTGGTGGAGAATTTCATTTAAACAACCCTGCAATGTCAAAAGCATTGCATTCTGCAGTAAGGCAAGGGTCTAACTATGATCATTTTTCCACTTATCAATCTCTACTTGAATCAAGACCAGCGACTTCCCTTCGCGATTTATTGACATTTAAAAAAGCCAAAAAGCCTTTACCTATCGAGCAAGTTGAAAGTGTTGAAAACATTTGCAAACGGTTTTGCACAGGAGGAATGAGCTTAGGTGCTCTTTCCAGAGAGGCCCATGAGGTCCTAGCAATAGCTATGAACCGCATTGGAGGTAAAAGCAATAGCGGAGAAGGAGGCGAAGATCCTCAAAGATTCAAAATTCTTACTGACGTAGATGAACAAAACCTTTCAGCCAGTTTCCCAAACCTAAAAGGACTTAAGAATGGCGATAGTGCATGTTCAGCAATTAAACAAATAGCTTCGGGCAGGTTTGGTGTTACTCCTGAATATCTAAGAAGTGGCAAACAATTAGAAATTAAAGTAGCCCAAGGTGCAAAGCCTGGCGAAGGTGGGCAATTACCTGGCAAGAAAGTAGACACTTATATTGCAAAATTACGAAATAGCAAAGCTGGTGTTGCTCTAATTTCTCCACCACCTCATCACGATATTTATTCAATCGAAGATCTAGCTCAATTAATCCATGATCTCCATCAAATTCATCCAAAAGCCAAAGTAAGTGTGAAGTTAGTTGCAGAAATAGGCATAGGTACAATTGCTGCAGGAGTAGCAAAAGCAAATGCAGATGTTATACAAATATCTGGTCATGATGGAGGTACTGGCGCCTCTCCTCTTAGTTCAATCACCCATGCAGGATTGCCGTGGGAGTTGGGCTTGACTGAAGTACATAGAGTTCTCTTGGAAAATGGATTAAGAAATCGAGTATTACTTAGAGCAGATGGAGGTTTAAAAACAGGATGGGATGTTGTTATGGCGGCCCTCCTAGGGGCAGAAGAATATGGATTCGGCTCAATTGCAATGATTGCAGAAGGTTGCATAATGGCGCGCATATGCCATACCAATAAATGTCCAGTAGGAGTAGCTACTCAACAAGAGGCCTTAAGAAAGCGCTTCTCTGGAGTTCCTGAACATGTAGTTAATTTTTTTCTATTTGTAGCAGAGGAAGTCAGACAAATAATGAGTCTCTTAGGGGCATCAACATTGGAAGAAATTATTGGCAACACAGAAATGCTGCAATCTCGAAATGTAAAGCTTGCCAAAACGAAGGAAGTAGATCTTTCCTCTTTGCTAAAACCAATACCAAAAGTTCAAGACAGGTCATGGCTTGTGCATCAAATTGAGCCGCATAGCAATGGAAACGTTCTCGAAAATGCACTTCTAAAAGACTCAGAGATTTGCAATGCAATAATTAATCATGGAAATGTTTCTAGAATTATTCCAATAGCAAACACGGATAGGAGTGTTTGTGCTCGTATTTCTGGCGAGATAGCAAAAGAACACGGTAATAAAGGTTTCAAAGGAACACTTGATCTAACCTTTAAAGGTGCTTCAGGACAAAGCTTTGGCGCATTCTTATTACAAGGTATGAATGTTCGTCTTATAGGCGAAGCTAATGATTATGTAGGGAAAGGCATTAACGGCGGAGCAATTACTTTAATCCCCCCCACTATTAATGAAAATGCCTCTAACCAGGTAATTCTTGGCAACACATGTCTATATGGAGGTACTGGCGGAAAATTATTTGCTCTTGGAAAAGCAGGGGAACGTTTTGCAGTAAGAAATAGTGGGGTAGAAACAGTGGTTGAAGGAGCAGGCGATCATTGCTGTGAATACATGACTGGTGGAATAGTGGTAGTGCTAGGAGAAACTGGCAGAAATGTTGGAGCAGGAATGACTGGAGGAATAACTTTTTTACTCAATGAAGATAATCAAGTAAATAATCGCGTAAACACCGAAATCGTTGAAATTCATAGTTTATTAACAACTGAGCAAGAAGATATTGTTAAGCCATTAATAAAAGAACATTATCAAAAAACGAAGAGTTTTAAAGCTCAAAAAATAATTAATGAATGGGCGTATTATAAGCAAAAGTTCAAGATTTTAGTACCACCAAGTGAGAAATTAAGATTAGGGTTGTTAGACCAATAAATCAGTAAATTACAATGCCTTTATTTATAAAAAAAGAACAATTTACACAAGAGACTTTATCATTATTGCCAGAAATAAAAAAACAATATCTTGCAGATCACAAAATCTGGGTTAAGGAATTAATCGCTTCTGGCAAGAATATTTCTTCCGGGTATCTAACCGATCAAGAAAGGAATCCTGGAGGTGGAGGATTACTTTTTATAGAAGCAACTAACTTTGAAGAAGCCAAGGATATTATTCAGCAAGATCCAATGATTAGAAATAACTTGGTAAATTGGGAAATTCAAGAATGGGTTCCAGTTGCTGGGAATTTATTAGAACAATTCAACGTGGATAAATTTGCATAAGTCTCTTAACTTCGCCAGCGTGATAACTACTACGAGTTAATGGAGAACTAACTACCTGTAGAAAACCAAATCGGGTTTGTCCTTCCTCCTTGTATTTTTGAAACTGGTCAGGAGTCACAAATCTATCTACTGGCAAATGCTTTGTCCCTGGAGAAAGATATTGACCTATCGTAACTATATCTACATTATTATCATGAAGATCTGAAAGCACTTGCAAGACCTCATCATCTGTCTCACCAAGTCCAACCATCAAACCTGATTTGGAATATACATTTGGAGATTCTTGTCTAACACGTCTTAACAGTTCTAATGAACGCTTATATAAACCTTGGGGTCTTGCTCGTTTATATAATCTAGGGACAGTTTCAATATTGTGATTTAAAACATTTGGGGAAGCATTCATAACCTTTTTAAAAGCATCCCAATTTCCACAAAAATCGGGAATGAGTAATTCAATTGTGGTTTCTACAGAACTAGCTCGAACTGCATCAATGCAACTAACAAATTGACTGGCTCCTCCGTCTTCTAAATCGTCCCTATTTACAGAAGTAATTACTACATGTTTTAAGCCCAGTCTTTTAACTGCTTCGCCAAGTCTTTCAGGTTCAGAAGGATCCAAACTTCGAACACTTTTATCAAAATCAATATCACAATAAGGACATGCTCTAGTACAACCTGGTCCCATTATCAAAAACGTAGCTGTGCCACCTGCAAAACACTCACCAATATTTGGGCAACTAGCTTCTTGACAAACAGTATTTAAATTTAAATCTGATAATAAATCAGCTACATAACCAATCCGTTCATGCTGAGGAGCTTTCACTCTTAGCCAATCAGGCTTATGCGTATTCATACTTGCCACAACTTAAAAATAAGCAAAGCCATTTCATAAAAAACATACTAATAACCACGAGGAGTAACTAAACATCCGTCTTTGAAAAAGCTCTTGCTATTACCAACTAGTAATAGTGTAAGCATGTCCACCCTATCTATAGGGAAAGAACCAATAGTATGAACTTCAACTGTTTCATCAGCTCTACCGAGTTGTCGAGCAAAAGCTATTGGAGTATGTAGCGGCTTATTTTGAAGCAAAATTTCAAATGCTTTTTGCAGTTGCCAATTACGACTTTTAGACTTTGGGTTATAAAAAGCAATAACAAAATCAGAGATAGATGCTGCTCTAACCCTTTCTTCAATTTGCTCCCATGGCGTTAAACAATCACTAAGACTAATCGCACAAAAATCATGCATTAATGGAGCACCTATTCTTGCAGCAGCAAGCTGAATAGAACTAATACCCGGATGAACTTTGAATTCTGGGCGATCTTCTTTTGGTCGTTCCAACCAAAGCTCTAAAGCTAAACCAGCCATCCCATAAATTCCGCTATCGCCAGAAGAAATTAATGAAACGCGAATACCTTGCGTAGCTAGGTTTAATGCCTGCTCACACCTATCTCGTTCGTTCGTTAAAAAACTATCAATGCGAGCTTGGTCAAATTTCCTAATTGGCTCAAGCAAGTCTAAATATGGCTTGTAACCAATCCAAACAGCACTTCTTGCAAGGGCAAGACGAGAATCATTTGTTAAAAAACTTGGATCACCTGGGCCACTCCCCACTAAATGGAGCTCACCTCGTGTGGGAGCGAAAGGCTCTATTGCTTCTGCTATTGCAATAGTTACTGAACCTTTTTCGGATTTGTTTGATGTATAAATGTGTTTTTGAAATTTAAGGATGCCTCTTTCACCAGCAGCTAAAATTGATGCAGCTTCCGCAACTGATGGAGTACCTACTTCAGAATCAACTATTCTGGAAGGATTAGGTACATCAATTTGAGAAAGGTCTTGGGCACTATATAAACGTAGTGGGAAGAAATATTTAGATCGAAGAGATTTTATAGCAGGCTCATCATATTTAATGTCTATAGTTGCCAGCCCAGCAATAGCTTCTCTTGCTAAACAAGCCTCTTCAAGTGCTGCTTCTAAGGCTCTTGTAACAAGCCCATAACTTGTATTTCTTTCACATCCAATCCCAACCCACAATGTTGCTGGATGCCAACAACATTGTGGCGATTTCTGTGAAGAGATTTTCATCAAATGAGATTTAGGAATATCTTTCTGATTTTTAGATCCCTCCAAAGTATTTATTGCTCCTTCCATTGTTTTCCATAAAAGAGAGCCACTAGTTTGTTCAACTTTGATTGGTTCTTTTAAAGCGATTAGAATCATTAAGTTCTTCCAATCTGATATATCCCCTTTACGCCTCCATCCCCAAGCATCACCAAAACTATCAAGTGCAATATTTTCTTCAGTTCTCGAAAAGCCTGTAGATACAAAATGGCCACCAAAATCTTCAGCCAATTGACAAGCAAGTTCATCAGCACCAGCTTGATGACCTCCTAATAAGGAAACAATGTTCTGCGCTCTTGAATCCATGACAACAACAGCAGGGTCACTCTCTTTATCTGTTATCAAAGGAGCAATCATTCTTACAACCGCTCCAATCGCCCCTACAACAATAAAAGCTGCTCTAGGTTCCCAAAACCTTTGAAAAATATCTTCCGGTTTATGAACCAAGCATTTGCTACCAAAAAGATCTACTTGTGCAGCAGCTTTAGGACTTAAAGCAATGGAGTCCACATGCCCACGAGCTTTTAATCTCAGCAATAGGCTATATGCAGAAGATGAAAAGGCAAGCGCAACTCTGTTATTCGGGTTCAATGAAGAAATAATCTGTGGGTTTGTAAAGAATTTGAGAGGCTCGAAGTGATATAAAAATTACTTTTTATTCATACATTAATTTTAATGATTCGACCACTCCTGACAATTCTAAAAAGCAAAGCCCTTGCCTTCACTATGTTTACGCATTCAAGTGCCGAGTATTTTCCATTTTTCACCTAATTAGAAAAATTTTCCTGGGTAGAACATTTGTTACTTGAATACGTAGTAACTGGCTCTCGGATCTATGCTTCCTAAATCAGATCCTTTAATAGGGATCCTTTCATTCAATTTAGAAATAGATTTGGTTCTATTTCATTAATTGAAAACCAGGTGGAAACAAACCCACCTAGAACCCATTCCTCGAGGAAAAATCTCGATGACCATTAGCCCACCAGAACGTGGGGAGAAAGCAAAAGGGGCAGCACCCACCCCTTACGACCAGCCAGTTGATAGAGATCATGCTCCTATCGACTATGAAAAACTCAACAAACCTGGGTTCTGGTCTTCAAAGCTTTCAAAAGGTCCCAAAACCACAACTTGGATTTGGAATCTCCACGCTGACGCTCACGACTTCGATACTCATCTAGGTGACCTAGAAGAGACCAGTAGAAAGATCTTTTCTGCGCATTTTGGACACTTAGCAGTCGTCTTCATTTGGATGAGTGCTGCTTTCTTCCATGGAGCGCGCTTCTCTAATTACACAGGCTGGTTAGCCGATCCTACAAACGTAAAGCCTGGAGCACAGGTTGTATGGCCAGTAGTTGGACAAGAAATTCTTAATGCTGATTTAGGAGGCAACTATCAAGGCCTCCAAATCACATCAGGTATTTTCCAAATGTGGCGTGCATGGGGCATTACCAGTGAAGTGCAACTGATGGCCTTAGCTATCGGTGGTGTAATCATGGCTGCCTTAATGCTTCATGGTGGTATTTATCACTACCACAAAGCTGCTCCAAAACTTGAATGGTTCAGAAAGATTGAACCAATGCTCCAACATCATCAAATTGCTTTGATTGGTTTGGGCTCAATTGCTTGGGCTGGTCATTTGATTCATATAGGAGCGCCAGTTGCAGCACTCTTAGATGCAATAGATGCAGGGAACCCTCTTGTAGTAGATGGGGTTTCAATTGCTAGCGCAGCAGACGTTACAAACCTTGCACCAAGGCTTTGTGATCCAGCTGTAGCAAGTCAAATTTTCCCTAGCCTTGCAGGCCGTACTGTAGAGAACTTCTTCACTCTCAATTGGTGGGCATTTACCGATATTCTTACAAACAAAGGTGGCTTAAATCCAGTAACTGGAAGCCTTTGGATGACAGATATCTCGCACCACCATCTTGCGTTTGGTGTGTTTGCCATTTTCGGCGGACATATGTGGAGAAACAACGTTCATGGTGTTGGCCACAGCATGAAAGAAATCATGGATGTTCATAAAGGAGATCCAATTCTTTTCCCCGCACCTAAAGGTCATCAAGGAATCTTTGAGTTCCTTAGCAATAGTTGGCATGGTCAATTAAGTATCAACCTTGCAATGGTTGGATCCGCAAGCATTGTGGTTGCACACCATATGTATGCATTGCCTCCATACCCTTACATAGCTATTGACTATCCCACGGTTCTAGGCCTATTTACTCATCACATGTGGATAGGTGGTTTGTTTATATGCGGTGCTGCGGCTCATGCTGGCATTGCCATGATCAGAGATTATGACCCAGCAGTTCATATAGATAACGTATTGGATCGTATCCTTAAAGCACGAGATGCCATTATTAGTCACTTAAATTGGGTTTGTATGTGGCTTGGCTTCCATAGTTTTGGCCTTTATATCCATAATGATGTAATGAGGGCTCTTGGAAGACCTAAGGATATGTTTAGCGATACAGGTATTCAATTGCAGCCATTCTTGGCCCAATGGGTACAGAATCTTCAGCAGAGTGCAGTTGGAACTGGAGACTTAGTAGGCGCTGGTAATTTACCTGGAAGTGTTCTAAGTGAAGTTTTCAATGGAAATGTTGTTGAGGTAGGAGGCAAAGTTGCTATTGCTCCGATTCCCTTAGGAACTGCTGACTTGATGATTCATCATGTTCACGCTTTTACTATCCATGTAACTCTCCTAATACTTCTCAAGGGTGTTTTATACGCAAGAAGCTCAAGACTTATTCCTGATAAAGCTCAGCTTGGATTCCGTTTCCCTTGTGATGGTCCTGGTAGAGGAGGAACATGTCAGGTTTCTTCTTGGGACCACGTCTTCCTAGGTCTATTCTGGATGTACAACAGTCTTTCTGTTGTTATCTTCCATTTTTCTTGGAAGATGCAAAGTGATGTCTGGGGGCTAACAGGTGGGAATTTTGCACAAAGTTCTATCACTATTAACGGTTGGCTTCGTGACTTCCTTTGGGCTCAGTCTTCACAGGTGCTTACAAGCTATGGCCAGCCTATTAGCATGTATGGCCTAATGTTCCTTGGTGCTCATTTTGTATGGGCATTCAGCCTTATGTTCCTATTCAGTGGCAGAGGCTACTGGCAGGAACTTTTTGAGTCCATAATTTGGGCACATAATAAATTGAAAGTTGCTCCAACTATTCAGCCACGTGCTCTTTCAATTACCCAAGGTCGTGCAGTAGGTGTTGCTCACTTCCTTCTAGGTGGAATCGCTACCACCTGGGCCTTTTTCCACGCCCGCCTTATCGGGCTCGGCTAACCTTTCCTGAACCTCTCCCTCAATGGCAACGAAATTTCCATCGTTCAACCAGGGTCTGGCACAGGACCCTACAACCCGTCGTATTTGGTACGGCATCGCAACAGCTCATGACTTTGAAAGTCATGACGGAATGACCGAAGAGCAGCTTTATCAAAAGCTATTTGCTACTCACTTTGGTCATCTAGCCATAATTGGCTTATGGGTTGCAGGGAACCTGTTCCATATCGCCTGGCAGGGCAACTTCGAACAGTGGGTTACCGACCCGCTACATATTCGCCCAATTGCCCATGCAATTTGGGACCCTCACTTTGGCCAAGGCATTACAGATGCCTTAACCCAAGCTGGGGCAACCTCTCCTGTAAACATTGCTTATTCAGGTCTTTACCATTGGTGGTACACCATTGGAATGAGGACCAATGCACAACTTTTCCAGGGTGCGATTTTTCTAAATATTCTTGTTTGCTGGTTATTGTTTGCTGGTTGGTTGCATTTACAACCCAAATTCAGACCTTCCCTAGCATGGTTCAAGAATGCTGAAGCTCAATTAAATCATCATTTAGCTGTTTTATTTGGTTTTAGCAGCATTGCTTGGACAGGCCACCTTGTTCATGTAGCTATACCTGAATCAAGAGGTCAGCATGTTGGCTGGGATAACTGGCTAAGCGTCCTACCTCACCCTCAAGGTCTTGCTCCATTCTTCTCATTAAATTGGGGTGCATATGCTCAGAATCCTGATTCCTTAGATGCTGTTTTCGGCACTTCTCAAGGAGCAGGAACAGCTATTTTCACATTCCTAGGAGGACTTCATCCTCAAAGTGAATCTCTATGGCTAACTGATATTGCTCATCACCACCTAGCAATTGGTGTGATGTTCATAATTGCTGGTCATATGTATAGAAATACATTTGGGATAGGCCACACTTTAAAAGAAATAACAGAAGCACATAACACTGATAATCCAAATGATCCTCATACCACTGCCAAGGATGGGCGTCATTTTGGTGTTAATCACAATGGGATTTTTGAGACAGTTAACAACTCTCTCCATTTCCAACTTGGACTTGCTCTTGCTTCTCTAGGAGCTGCATGTAGCTTGGTTGCTCAACATATGGGGGCTCTTCCCTCTTATGCTTTCATAGCTAGGGACTACACAACACAGTCTGCTCTTTATACGCATCATCAATACATAGCTATGTTCTTGATGGTTGGAGCTTTCTCTCATGGAGCAATATTCTTTGTTCGGGACTATGATCCAGAACTAAATAAAGGTAATGTTCTTGCAAGAGTTTTAGAAACTAAAGAAGCCCTAATTAGTCATCTAAGCTGGGTGACTATGCTGTTAGGTTTCCATACCCTTGGCATATATGTTCACAACGATGTTGTAGTTGCTTTTGGTAATCCAGAAAAGCAAATACTTGTTGAACCAGTTTTCGCTCAAGCCATCCAAGCATTTAGCGGAAAAGTCATGTATGGCATTAACGCCCTCTTGGCAAATGCCAATAGTTCAGCAACCCTTGCAGCGAACAGCATGCCTGGCAATCACTATTGGATGGACATGATTAACAGGCAAGATGCCTTAACTAATTTCCTTCCAATTGGACCTGCTGATTTCTTAGTTCACCATGCGATTGCACTTGGTTTGCATACAACTGCATTGATCCTTATTAAAGGAGCTCTTGATGCACGAGGATCCAAACTCATTCCTGATAAGAAAGATTTTGGATATGCCTTCCCTTGTGACGGTCCTGGTAGAGGAGGTACCTGCGATAGTTCAGCTTGGGATGCTACTTACCTCGCTATGTTCTGGGCACTTAATACAATTGCTTGGATCACCTTCTATTGGCACTGGAAGCATTTGGCTATTTGGCAAGGCAATGTTGCTCAATTCAATGAATCAGGAACTTATCTAATGGGATGGTTCAGAGATTATCTGTGGCTAAATAGTTCACAGTTAATCAATGGATATAATCCATTTGGGGTAAATGCTTTGTCTCCTTGGGCATGGATGTTCCTATTTGGCCACTTGATATGGGCTACTGGTTTTATGTTCTTGATCTCCTGGAGAGGGTACTGGCAAGA is a window of Prochlorococcus marinus subsp. marinus str. CCMP1375 DNA encoding:
- the psaA gene encoding photosystem I core protein PsaA, which produces MTISPPERGEKAKGAAPTPYDQPVDRDHAPIDYEKLNKPGFWSSKLSKGPKTTTWIWNLHADAHDFDTHLGDLEETSRKIFSAHFGHLAVVFIWMSAAFFHGARFSNYTGWLADPTNVKPGAQVVWPVVGQEILNADLGGNYQGLQITSGIFQMWRAWGITSEVQLMALAIGGVIMAALMLHGGIYHYHKAAPKLEWFRKIEPMLQHHQIALIGLGSIAWAGHLIHIGAPVAALLDAIDAGNPLVVDGVSIASAADVTNLAPRLCDPAVASQIFPSLAGRTVENFFTLNWWAFTDILTNKGGLNPVTGSLWMTDISHHHLAFGVFAIFGGHMWRNNVHGVGHSMKEIMDVHKGDPILFPAPKGHQGIFEFLSNSWHGQLSINLAMVGSASIVVAHHMYALPPYPYIAIDYPTVLGLFTHHMWIGGLFICGAAAHAGIAMIRDYDPAVHIDNVLDRILKARDAIISHLNWVCMWLGFHSFGLYIHNDVMRALGRPKDMFSDTGIQLQPFLAQWVQNLQQSAVGTGDLVGAGNLPGSVLSEVFNGNVVEVGGKVAIAPIPLGTADLMIHHVHAFTIHVTLLILLKGVLYARSSRLIPDKAQLGFRFPCDGPGRGGTCQVSSWDHVFLGLFWMYNSLSVVIFHFSWKMQSDVWGLTGGNFAQSSITINGWLRDFLWAQSSQVLTSYGQPISMYGLMFLGAHFVWAFSLMFLFSGRGYWQELFESIIWAHNKLKVAPTIQPRALSITQGRAVGVAHFLLGGIATTWAFFHARLIGLG
- a CDS encoding YciI family protein, giving the protein MPLFIKKEQFTQETLSLLPEIKKQYLADHKIWVKELIASGKNISSGYLTDQERNPGGGGLLFIEATNFEEAKDIIQQDPMIRNNLVNWEIQEWVPVAGNLLEQFNVDKFA
- the psaB gene encoding photosystem I core protein PsaB, which codes for MATKFPSFNQGLAQDPTTRRIWYGIATAHDFESHDGMTEEQLYQKLFATHFGHLAIIGLWVAGNLFHIAWQGNFEQWVTDPLHIRPIAHAIWDPHFGQGITDALTQAGATSPVNIAYSGLYHWWYTIGMRTNAQLFQGAIFLNILVCWLLFAGWLHLQPKFRPSLAWFKNAEAQLNHHLAVLFGFSSIAWTGHLVHVAIPESRGQHVGWDNWLSVLPHPQGLAPFFSLNWGAYAQNPDSLDAVFGTSQGAGTAIFTFLGGLHPQSESLWLTDIAHHHLAIGVMFIIAGHMYRNTFGIGHTLKEITEAHNTDNPNDPHTTAKDGRHFGVNHNGIFETVNNSLHFQLGLALASLGAACSLVAQHMGALPSYAFIARDYTTQSALYTHHQYIAMFLMVGAFSHGAIFFVRDYDPELNKGNVLARVLETKEALISHLSWVTMLLGFHTLGIYVHNDVVVAFGNPEKQILVEPVFAQAIQAFSGKVMYGINALLANANSSATLAANSMPGNHYWMDMINRQDALTNFLPIGPADFLVHHAIALGLHTTALILIKGALDARGSKLIPDKKDFGYAFPCDGPGRGGTCDSSAWDATYLAMFWALNTIAWITFYWHWKHLAIWQGNVAQFNESGTYLMGWFRDYLWLNSSQLINGYNPFGVNALSPWAWMFLFGHLIWATGFMFLISWRGYWQELIETLVWAHQRTPIANLVGWRDKPVALSIVQARLVGLTHFTVGNFVTFGAFVIASTSGKFG
- the lipA gene encoding lipoyl synthase, whose protein sequence is MNTHKPDWLRVKAPQHERIGYVADLLSDLNLNTVCQEASCPNIGECFAGGTATFLIMGPGCTRACPYCDIDFDKSVRSLDPSEPERLGEAVKRLGLKHVVITSVNRDDLEDGGASQFVSCIDAVRASSVETTIELLIPDFCGNWDAFKKVMNASPNVLNHNIETVPRLYKRARPQGLYKRSLELLRRVRQESPNVYSKSGLMVGLGETDDEVLQVLSDLHDNNVDIVTIGQYLSPGTKHLPVDRFVTPDQFQKYKEEGQTRFGFLQVVSSPLTRSSYHAGEVKRLMQIYPR
- the cobJ gene encoding precorrin-3B C(17)-methyltransferase is translated as MNPNNRVALAFSSSAYSLLLRLKARGHVDSIALSPKAAAQVDLFGSKCLVHKPEDIFQRFWEPRAAFIVVGAIGAVVRMIAPLITDKESDPAVVVMDSRAQNIVSLLGGHQAGADELACQLAEDFGGHFVSTGFSRTEENIALDSFGDAWGWRRKGDISDWKNLMILIALKEPIKVEQTSGSLLWKTMEGAINTLEGSKNQKDIPKSHLMKISSQKSPQCCWHPATLWVGIGCERNTSYGLVTRALEAALEEACLAREAIAGLATIDIKYDEPAIKSLRSKYFFPLRLYSAQDLSQIDVPNPSRIVDSEVGTPSVAEAASILAAGERGILKFQKHIYTSNKSEKGSVTIAIAEAIEPFAPTRGELHLVGSGPGDPSFLTNDSRLALARSAVWIGYKPYLDLLEPIRKFDQARIDSFLTNERDRCEQALNLATQGIRVSLISSGDSGIYGMAGLALELWLERPKEDRPEFKVHPGISSIQLAAARIGAPLMHDFCAISLSDCLTPWEQIEERVRAASISDFVIAFYNPKSKSRNWQLQKAFEILLQNKPLHTPIAFARQLGRADETVEVHTIGSFPIDRVDMLTLLLVGNSKSFFKDGCLVTPRGY